Proteins encoded together in one Oreochromis aureus strain Israel breed Guangdong linkage group 23, ZZ_aureus, whole genome shotgun sequence window:
- the chst14 gene encoding carbohydrate sulfotransferase 14, with product MLPRRQEYGMKRSGGARSGSVINFRSAMKLSSGRRSSAVLPSLLTFLVIVASGGLLLMIEKGMLNGMETPSPRGNGRQLDLHRGQAGGRSPDAADMESQILQEIRNRTIKTMCSQKNMPHSVWSLSPLQRKTLLQHVLVNDEYRFLYCYVPKVACSNWKRVLKVLSGALENVDVNIKMDHRSDLVFLSSLKPEEIRYRLKHYFKFMFVREPMERLLSAYRNKFGEIESYQKKYGVEIIKRYRKGRAKDAAITGDDVTFAEFVRYLLDEDVERMNEHWMPIYNLCQPCAVSYDFIGSYEHLESDTEFVLQRVGAPPHVHFPERQTWYKPVTTETIHYYLCSLPQKLLRELLPKYILDFSLFTYPLPNTTTAHCRH from the exons ATGCTCCCTCGGAGGCAGGAGTACGGCATGAAGAGGAGCGGAGGAGCGCGGAGCGGTTCGGTTATAAACTTCAGGTCAGCGATGAAGTTGAGCTCCGGCCGCCGCAGCTCAGCCGTGCTGCCGTCGCTGTTAACCTTCTTGGTGATCGTAGCATCCGGAGGCCTGCTGCTCATGATAGAGAAGGGAATGCTGAACGGCATGGAGACGCCTTCACCCCGCGGTAACGGCAGGCAGTTAGACCTCCACCGGGGGCAGGCGGGGGGACGCAGCCCAGACGCGGCGGACATGGAGTCCCAG ATCCTCCAGGAGATCCGTAACCGGACCATCAAAACCATGTGCAGTCAGAAGAACATGCCCCACAGTGTGTGGTCGCTGAGCCCTCTGCAGAGGAAGACGCTGCTGCAGCATGTCCTCGTGAACGACGAGTACCGCTTCCTCTACTGCTACGTCCCCAAAGTGGCCTGCTCCAACTGGAAGAGGGTTCTGAAGGTCCTGAGCGGAGCCTTGGAAAACGTGGACGTCAACATCAAGATGGACCACCGCAGCGACCTGGTCTTCTTGTCCTCTCTGAAGCCCGAAGAGATCCGCTACCGCCTCAAGCATTACTTCAAGTTCATGTTTGTGCGGGAGCCCATGGAGCGCCTGCTTTCCGCGTACAGGAACAAGTTTGGCGAGATCGAGTCCTACCAGAAAAAGTACGGCGTGGAGATCATAAAGCGTTACAGAAAGGGCCGCGCTAAGGATGCAGCTATAACAGGAGACGACGTGACTTTTGCAGAGTTTGTCCGTTACTTGCTAGACGAGGACGTGGAGCGCATGAATGAGCACTGGATGCCCATATATAACTTATGCCAACCTTGTGCTGTTTCTTATGATTTCATCGGGTCCTACGAGCACCTGGAAAGTGACACGGAGTTTGTGCTCCAGCGTGTTGGAGCGCCTCCTCATGTTCACTTTCCAGAGAGGCAAACGTGGTACAAGCCGGTCACCACGGAAACAATACACTATTATTTATGCAGCTTACCACAGAAGCTACTGAGAGAACTCCTGCCCAAGTACATTTTAGACTTTTCTCTATTCACATACCCTCTCCCCAACACAACCACTGCACACTGTCGGCATTAA